From Penicillium psychrofluorescens genome assembly, chromosome: 6, one genomic window encodes:
- a CDS encoding uncharacterized protein (ID:PFLUO_009198-T1.cds;~source:funannotate) encodes MRDEPPPKISKLAIAAETEEDRYDIVTSVVCYSCPQKDVDKTSGKLPVVIEGVMNAMTFSKREEVKAWEQEFVPCEHTLCLVQQDIEDPDAKGFQERYYRPTEEPPVSQTPAHDLETQMRKLADGILSGRYSHPDSRVVASPDSPEVPHQKGLAPTMFKYLVGQGHEEFATMRQQDAFEFLLHLFKAVSMSKHPAGLVNPVQHFRFEVEQRLQCLACKKVRYKIDEQDNLSIAVPARRISPSNEMNQFESVTLAECLEIFTAEEIVELSCPGCGSQDGFSKRSSFKSLPQELAVNARRFELVNWVPTKLDIPVLVDDEPLDFGPYLASERDASEELLPDVTESAAFVPDSAILEQLLAMGFPSVRCEKALHATGNCDSDAAMNWLFAHMEDPDIDEPQALGNPSGGFTEPDMAKIAQLGEMGIEAPHARKALAATDGDVNRALDWVFSHPDDAMEDNIEGSGGDDSHHITTGYDTIPARYRLQSIVCHKGTSVHAGHYVAFIRKSFPGQSELSWVLFNDEKVVKYEGIDDMKKTAYMYFFTRV; translated from the exons ATG CGGGATGAGCCACCACCAAAGATCTCGAAGCTTGCAATCgccgcggagacggaggaggatcGATATGACATCGTGACATCTGTAGTGTGCTATTCATGCCCCCAGAAAGATGTCGACAAGACGAGTGGTAAACTCCCCGTCGTTATTGAGGGGGTCATGAACGCGATGACCTTCTCgaagagagaagaggtcAAAGCCTGGGAGCAGGAGTTTGTGCCTTGTGAACATACCCTTTGCCTGGTCCAACAGGACATCGAGGATCCTGACGCCAAAG GATTCCAGGAGCGATACTATCGCCCCACTGAGGAACCGCCTGTCAGTCAGACCCCGGCACATGACCTGGAAACACAAATGAGGAAGCTCGCGGACGGCATTCTCTCGGGTCGGTACTCTCACCCCGATTCACGTGTTGTTGCGTCGCCAGATTCGCCTGAGGTTCCTCACCAAAAAGGCCTAGCACCAACTATGTTCAAGTATCTCGTTGGCCAGGGTCACGAAGAGTTTGCCACAATGAGACAGCAGGATGCGTTTGAGTTTCTTCTCCATTTATTCAAAGCAGTCAGCATGTCCAAACATCCTGCTGGACTTGTCAATCCAGTGCAGCATTTTCGCTTCGAGGTGGAACAACGACTTCAATGTTTGGCGTGCAAGAAGGTCCGATATAAAATCGATGAACAAGACAACCTTTCTATTGCGGTGCCCGCGCGTCGTATCTCTCCTTCCAATGAAATGAATCAATTCGAATCTGTGACTTTGGCCGAGTGTCTCGAAATCTTCACCGCAGAAGAAATCGTTGAGCTCAGCTGTCCTGGATGTGGTAGCCAGGATGGGTTTTCTAAACGATCTTCCTTCAAATCGTTGCCGCAAGAACTGGCAGTCAACGCTCGTCGCTTTGAGCTGGTCAATTGGGTTCCCACCAAACTGGATATTCCTGTTCTAGTGGATGATGAGCCATTGGATTTTGGGCCCTACCTTGCTAGTGAGCGTGATGCAAGTGAGGAGCTATTGCCGGATGTCACGGAATCGGCAGCATTTGTCCCTGATTCTGCCATTCTTGAGCAACTCTTGGCTATGGGGTTCCCTTCTGTGAGGTGCGAGAAGGCTCTGCACGCGACCGGCAATTGTGATTCCGATGCTGCCATGAATTGGCTCTTTGCGCATATGGAGGATCCGGACATCGACGAGCCGCAGGCCCTGGGCAACCCATCCGGTGGGTTTACCGAGCCAGATATGGCAAAAATTGCCCAGTTGGGGGAAATGGGCATTGAGGCACCTCATGCTCGAAAAGCATTGGCAGCGAcagatggcgatgtcaaTAGGGCACTGGATTGGGTTTTCAGTCATCCCGATGATGCGATGGAAGACAACATCGAGggtagtggtggtgatgaCTCTCATCATATTACGACTGGGTATGACACCATACCAGCTCGCTATCGTTTGCAGTCGATAGTATGCCACAAAGGGACATCTGTTCATGCAGG GCATTATGTGGCCTTCATTCGGAAATCATTTCCAGGTCAAAGTGAACTTTCGTGGGTGTTGTTCAACGATGAAAAGGTCGTGAAGTACGAGGGCATAGACGACATGAAGAAAACTGCCTATATGTACTTCTTCACGCGAGTCTAG
- a CDS encoding uncharacterized protein (ID:PFLUO_009199-T1.cds;~source:funannotate) has protein sequence MASDAASHITVGALAAIFDESQPQVHEPIVQCVQVKPLPPQQNQERYRAVFSDIANYIQTMLATQVNPLVADGTLRKGCFVRLKSFQSNQVKGKRILIILDFEVLKELGEMEKIGDPKPLETKAEEEAKAQPTTISTNGFYGSRISGAQAQPTAREQPMRGPSASAHATIYPIEAISPYSNKWTIKARCTSKSNIKTWHNKNGEGKLFSVNLLDDSGEIRATGFNDQCDMLFDLFQEGSVYYISSPCRVQIAKKQFTNLNNDYELTFERDTIVEKAEEQNDVPQIRFNFTTIGDLQSVEKDTTTDVIGVLKDVAETTQITSKSTKKPYDKRELTLVDNTGFSVRLTVWGATANNFSTPPESVVAFKGVKVSDFGGRSLSLLSSGSMTVDPDIEEAHRLKGWYDAQGRAENFTSHASVSNASNSSARPDHFKTIAQVREEQLGMSDQVDYFSLKATVIYIKQDSTWCYPACLSEGCNKKVTELDPGQWRCEMCEKAHPRPEYRYIMPISVSDHTGQLFLSCFDEVGRMIMGTSADHLMELRQEESPAFGEFFKEANCRTWNFRCRAKIDTFGEQQRVRYQVSSAKAINYSEEASRLADMISSYGLE, from the exons ATGGCTTCAGACGCCGCATCCCACATCACCGTGGGTGCTCTGGC CGCGATTTTCGACGAATCCCAGCCTCAGGTTCACGAGCCGATTGTCCAATGTGTCCAGGTCAAGCCGTTGCCTCCGCAGCAAAACCAGGAGCGCTACAGGGCCGTCTTTAGCGACATCGCGAACTACATCCAGACTATGCTCGCCACCC AAGTGAACCCCCTCGTGGCGGATGGAACCCTTCGTAAGGGATGCTTTGTCCGACTCAAATCCTTCCAGTCCAATCAGGTCAAAGGCAAGAG AATCCTCATTATCTTGGACTTCGAGGTTCTCAAGGAACTcggcgagatggagaagattggaGATCCCAAGCCTCTCgagaccaaggccgaggaggaggccaaggcccagccgaccaccatctccaCGAATGGGTTTTATGGCTCCCGCATTTCAGGCGCACAAGCACAGCCAACGGCTCGAGAGCAGCCTATGCGAGGCCCGTCCGCATCGGCCCACGCAACCATCTACCCCATCGAGGCTATTTCCCCATACTCAAATAAATGGACGATCAAGGCTCGTTGCACGAGCAAATCAAATATCAAAACATGGCACAACAAGAACGGCGAGGGTAAACTGTTCAGTGTCAATCTCCTGGATGACAGTGGTGAAATACGCGCGACTGGTTTCAATGACCAGTGCGATATGCTTTTCGATCTCTTCCAGGAAGGCAGCGTTTATTACATTTCTAGCCCCTGCCGTGTGCAGATTGCCAAGAAGCAGTTCACCAACCTCAACAATGACTATGAACTCACCTTCGAGAGAGACACCATTGTCGAGAAG gcggaggagcagaacGATGTTCCGCAGATCCGGTTTAACTTCACCACAATCGGCGATCTTCAATCCGTTGAAAAGGATACGACTACGGATGTCATCGGAGTCTTGAAGGATGTTGCGGAGACCACGCAGATCACGTCCAAGTCGACCAAAAAACCCTATGACAAGCGCGAGCTGACCCTGGTGGACAACACGGGCTTTTCTGTTCGTTTGACGGTATGGGGTGCAACGGCAAACAACTTCAGCACGCCACCTGAGTCTGTCGTTGCCTTCAAAGGCGTCAAGGTCTCCGATTTTGGAGGAAGGAGCCTCAGCCTGCTGAGCTCGGGGTCCATGACCGTGGACCCGGACATTGAAGAGGCCCACCGACTCAAAGGGTGGTATGATGCCCAGGGCCGAGCAGAGAACTTCACCTCCCATGCGTCCGTCTCCAATGCATCGAACTCCTCGGCCCGGCCTGATCACTTCAAGACAATTGCACAAGTCCGTGAGGAACAGCTGGGCATGTCTGACCAAGTGGATTACTTCTCGCTGAAAGCCACCGTGATCTACATCAAGCAAGATAGTACTTGGTGCTACCCCGCTTGCCTTTCCGAAGGCTGCAACAAGAAGGTGACTGAGCTCGATCCCGGCCAGTGGCGTTGTGAGATGTGCGAGAAGGCgcatcctcgacccgaaTATCGCTACATCATGCCCATCAGCGTGAGTGACCACACCGGCCAGCTCTTTCTCAGCTGCTTTGACGAGGTGGGGAGGATGATCATGGGCACTTCAGCCGACCATCTGATGGAACTCCGCCAAGAGGAAAGCCCAGCTTTCGGAGAATTCTTCAAAGAAGCCAACTGCCGCACGTGGAATTTCCGATGCCGAGCCAAGATCGACACCTTTGGCGAACAGCAACG TGTTCGATATCAAGTCTCCTCAGCCAAAGCTATCAACTACTCGGAAGAGGCCTCGCGCCTGGCCGACATGATCAGTTCCTACGGTTTGGAGTAG
- a CDS encoding uncharacterized protein (ID:PFLUO_009200-T1.cds;~source:funannotate): MAKRSHHVESTDSRPKKKSKSEKHSKSSKKDAPEGNVVSASYEQAPALSAIAQSEIDQFHAQHTIKVTDPLPEALNLRPITSFEYLPACDSDLYGPLKSFKSPTPIQSTTWPLLFAGRDVIGIAETGSGKTLAFGLPCLKKISDSKRSKNPYQPTAVIISPTRELAMQIYDQLVKFAEPAQAGVACVYGGVRKDEQREALKSAAIVVATPGRLKDLQSDGSLSLGKVKYLVLDEADRMLDKGFEQDIKDIIQPMPVSRRQTVMFTATWPRSVRDLAAGFMSSPVTVTIGGDPSADPRANTRIKQEVEVVNHHDKENRLIQILNRSQRGSNSPEKVLVFCLYKKEAMRVERLVKAKGFKVAGIHGDLGQGERFRNLDAFKTGAATVLVATDVAARGLDIPAVKLVVNVTFPLTVEDYVHRIGRTGRAGAEGHAITLFTETDKALSGGLINVLKAAKQEVPEALLKFGTTVKKKQHDAYGAFFKDVDTDKTATKIVFED; this comes from the exons ATGGCTAAGCGATCTCATCACGTCGAGTCCACGGACTCGCgacccaagaagaagtcaaagTCAGAGAAGCATTCGAAATCTTCCAAGAAAGACGCCCCGGAAGGAAATGTGGTTTCTGCATCGTACGAACAAGCGCCGGCGCTCAGTGCGATTGCACAGTCCGAGATTGACCAATTCCATGCGCAACATACGATCAAAGTGACCGATCCATTGCCCGAGGCCCTAAACCTTCGCCCAATCACTTCGTTCGAATACCTGCCCGCCTGCGACAGCGATCTATACGGCCCATTGAAGTCGTTCAAGTCGCCAACTCCCATTCAGTCTACCACCTGGCCCCTACTCTTTGCCGGTCGTGATGTGATCGGTATTGCCGAGACTGGCAGCGGCAAGACCCTGGCATTCGGTTTGCCGTGTCTCAAGAAAATTTCGGACTCGAAACGAAGCAAAAACCCCTACCAGCCGACCGCGGTGATCATATCTCCTACTCGTGAGCTTGCCATGCAAATTTATGACCAGCTTGTCAAGTTTGCTGAGCCCGCCCAGGCTGGCGTGGCGTGTGTATACGGCGGCGTCAGGAAGGATGAACAGCGCGAAGCTCTCAAATCAGCGGCCATCGTAGTTGCCACTCCTGGACGTTTAAAGGACCTTCAAAGTGATGGCTCTCTTAGTCTTGGGAAGGTCAAATACCTTGTTCTGGACGAGGCCGATCGCATGCTTGATAAAGGGTTCGAGCAGGACATCAAGGATATCATCCAGCCCATGCCTGTCTCGAGAAGGCAGACTGTCATGTTTACAGCCACTTGGCCTCGGTCAGTTCGGGACCTCGCGGCAGGTTTCATGTCCTCGCCGGTGACCGTTACCATCGGCGGAGATCCTTCCGCCGACCCCCGCGCGAATACGAGGATCAAGCAAGAGGTCGAAGTCGTCAATCACCATGATAAGGAGAATCGGCTGATCCAAATTCTGAATCGGTCCCAGAGAGGTAGTAATTCTCCTGAAAAGGTGCTGGTCTTCTGTCTGTACAAGAAAGAGGCCATGAGAGTGGAGCGGCTCGTCAAAGCCAAGGGGTTCAAGGTCGCAGGGATCCACGGGGATCTGGGCCAAGGGGAGCGCTTTCGAAATCTGGACGCATTTAAAACCGGGGCTGCCACCGTGCTCGTTGCAACCGATGTCGCGGCGCGCGGTCTTGACATTCCCGCCGTGAAGTTGGTGGTCAATGTGACTTTTCCTCTCACGGTCGAGGACTATGTTCACCGGATTGGAAG AACCGGGCGTGCTGGCGCAGAAGGCCATGCGATCACGTTGTTCACTGAAACTGACAAGGCACTGTCTGGCGG TTTGATCAATGTCCTCAAGGCCGCCAAGCAAGAGGTACCCGAAGCCTTGCTCAAGTTCGGGACCACtgtgaagaagaagcaacaTGATGCCTACGGTGCATTCTTCAAGGACGTTGACACGGACAAAACAGCCACGAAGATTGTTTTTGAGGATTGA
- a CDS encoding uncharacterized protein (ID:PFLUO_009201-T1.cds;~source:funannotate), translated as MSGPGEVGQVLASSATGTTFLVMIQLASRIFTFASNQVILRTLPPAVLGIAAQLELYQLSILYFSRESIRLAIQRQPLAEWLPPNQPISAQRVNRAATPSTKQSDASQSVVNVSYLSIALGIPSCLALTMLYRHFGSMEVSQTPFFYPSVLITGVASFMELGVEPFFAVVQQRMLYEKRAAVEMPAAFIKSLVVCSAFIYAGQVNCDVGVLPFALGYLVYSMALICGYSLAMFKEANEGQFSFLLTRVKSGDPSKYYLRRFSRQLTSLAASVFFQSLVKHLLTQGDSMILAAMSNLEDQGIYAFASNYGGLVARIIFQPLEESSRNLFSTLLTNDDTGTRRVTHVRAAKVHLLDILYVYQLLSIVLFPLGPVMVPQLLRFVGGRQWTSSKVGDLLSLFCYYIPFVAFNGITEAFVSSAANSREIRKQTAWMGAFSACYAVAAYIFLEMGDLGAYGLVLANIVNMAVRTLWSYLFIKSYLERNGDGLHLKEAGIQPGCYIVAVTAMAISAQQRLSRPESGFIQATAFSGIYALLV; from the exons ATGTCTGGCCCAGGCGAAGTGGGCCAGGTCCTGGCATCGTCCGCCACCGGCACTACCTTTTTGGTTATGATCCAACTGGCGTCGAGAATCTTCACCTTCGCCTCCAACCAGGTGATCTTGCGAACCCTACCACCAGCCGTGCTGGGCATCGCAGCTCAACTGGAGCTCTACCAGCTGTCCATTCTGTATTTTTCGCGGGAAAGCATCCGCTTGGCCATTCAAAGACAGCCCCTGGCTGAGTGGTTGCCACCCAACCAGCCAATCTCTGCTCAACGCGTCAACAGAGCAGCAACGCCATCCACCAAACAGTCGGATGCCTCCCAGTCCGTGGTGAACGTGTCTTACTTGAGCATCGCTCTCGGAATACCGTCATGTCTCGCGCTTACGATGCTCTATCGGCATTTTGGATCCATGGAGGTCTCCCAGACACCCTTCTTCTATCCTAGTGTGCTCATCACCGGGGTTGCATCGTTCATGGAACTCGGCGTAGAGCCATTCTTCGCCGTGGTACAGCAGCGCATGCTGTATGAGAAAAGAGCCGCCGTCGAAATGCCAGCAGCTTTCATCAAGAGTCTCGTCGTCTGCTCGGCTTTTATCTATGCTGGGCAAGTCAATTGTGATGTCGGGGTCTTGCCCTTTGCCCTTGGCTATTTGGTTTATTCAATGGCCCTTATCTGCGGCTATTCTCTGGCCATGTTCAAAGAAGCGAACGAGGGCCAGTTTTCATTTCTTCTCACTCGTGTAAAATCCGG AGATCCATCGAAGTATTACCTGCGTCGGTTTTCTCGCCAGCTCACATCGCTAGCCGCCAGCGTGTTCTTCCAGTCACTTGTCAAGCACCTCCTGACGCAGGGTGATTCGATGATACTTGCAGCCATGTCTAATCTGGAGGACCAAGGCATATATGCGTTTGCGTCCAACTATGGCGGTCTCGTTGCCCGGATTATATTCCAACCACTGGAGGAAAGCAGCCGAAACCTGTTCTCGACCCTCCTCACCAACGATGACACCGGAACCCGAAGAGTGACCCACGTCCGTGCTGCCAAAGTTCACCTCTTAGACATTCTTTACGTGTATCAGCTGTTGTCAATCGTGCTCTTTCCTCTAGGTCCAGTGATGGTCCCACAGTTGCTTCGCTTCGTGGGAGGCCGTCAATGGACGTCATCCAAGGTCGGGGATTTGCTTTCCCTTTTCTGTTACTATATCCCCTTCGTGGCATTCAACGGAATCACAGAAGCATTTGTGTCCTCTGCGGCCAACTCCCGGGAGATCCGGAAACAAACAGCCTGGATGGGTGCCTTTTCTGCCTGTTATGCCGTGGCGGCCTACATTTTCCTAGAGATGGGTGATCTGGGAGCGTATGGCCTGGTCCTAGCCAACATTGTGAACATGGCGGTCCGGACACTGTGGAGCTACCTCTTCATCAAGTCCTATCTCGAACGAAATGGCGATGGCCTGCATCTCAAGGAAGCTGGCATTCAGCCGGGCTGTTACATCGTCGCGGTCACAGCGATGGCCATATCGGCCCAACAGAGACTGTCGAGACCGGAAAGCGGATTCATCCAGGCAACTGCATTCAGTGGTATATATGCGCTTCTAGTGTAA
- a CDS encoding uncharacterized protein (ID:PFLUO_009202-T1.cds;~source:funannotate): MKLWTAWLFLLSIVSVVAQSSSDAKLEKFQALSHSGPVELDAAAFDELTSKPRDYYAAVILTARDVRYGCAMCREFQPEWELISRSWNRGDKPDGLNVVFGTLDFDQGRMVFQKLMLQSAPVLLLFPPTSGPFAKVEEGPLRFDFTGPLTADQLYSWINRHLPEGPKPPLVRPVNYMRIVSAVTILMGVVTLFTVLSPYVLPVVQNRNLWAAVSLIAILLFTSGQMFNHIRKVPYVAGDGRGGISYFAGGFQNQYGMETQIVAAMYAVLSFATIALAVKVPQMEDVKGQQLAVLIWGGVLFGMYSFLLSVFKTKNGGYPFFLPPF; encoded by the exons ATGAAGCTCTGGACAGCGTggctctttcttctctccatcgTGTCTGTGGTCGCCCAGTCCTCCTCCGATGCCAAATTGGAGAAATTCCAGGCCCTGTCTCACTCCGGTCCCGTCGAATTGGACGCCGCTGCCTTTGACGAACTGACGTCCAAGCCTCGCGATTACTATGCCGCCGTTATTTTGACCGCGCGGGATGTCCGCTATGGCTGTGCTATGTGTCGTGAATTCCAGCCCGAATGGGAGTTGATCTCCCGAAGCTGGAATCGAGGCGACAAGCCCGATGGTCTGAACGTGGTCTTTGGGACCCTGGATTTCGATCAGGGTAGGATGGTTTTCCAGAAG CTCATGCTTCAATCGGCGCCCGTCCTCCTCTTGTTTCCTCCCACCAGCGGTCCTTTCGCcaaggttgaggagggtCCCCTCCGATTCGACTTCACTGG TCCTCTCACCGCCGACCAGTTGTACTCGTGGATCAACCGTCACCTTCCAGAAGGACCCAAGCCACCATTGGTTCGGCCCGTCAATTACATGCGAATTGTCTCTGCTGTCACCATCCTAATGGGAGTAGTTACTTTGTTCACGGTGCTCTCACCGTACGTGCTACCAGTGGTTCAGAACCGGAATCTGTGGGCGGCCGTCAGTTTGATCGCTATTCTGCTGTTCACCAGTGGCCAGATGTTCAATCATATCCGGAAGGTGCCTTATGTCGCAGGCgatggccgaggcggcaTCAGCTATTTTGCTGGTGGATTTCAGAACCAGTACGGCATGGAAACCCAAATCGTGGCTGCAATGT ACGCCGTTCTGTCCTTTGCTACCATTGCGCTGGCCGTGAAGGTGCCGCAGATGGAGGATGTCAAGGGGCAACAGTTGGCCGTGTTGATCTGGGGAGGCGTGCTGTTTGGGATGTATAGCTTCCTACTCAGCGTGTTCAAGACCAAGAACGGCGGCTACCCGTTCTTCCTGCCTCCGTTCTAG
- a CDS encoding uncharacterized protein (ID:PFLUO_009203-T1.cds;~source:funannotate), which yields MSIIDQLHQMALQSAGLERDYEKAAAASARLLDAERDRVRRMEHLLLQFERDALRSQLDQANEQALRLAKAESDTCQQLGEACMEIERLDHHMQASSTEIERLQREISNLNHNSTGYSTALSEKQRLLREAAALRAEVERLQVQNSSYQALVAEKRELERQFNSLEVELEKERHAHGRTQTKASQQAEELANVSTRAEELRSELAVGARAQHQQDRDSRQQGWESQRAVLEGKIESLKRQLRSTKTKLQEAQEDLQHRRSMRMEAEDASDSRSRTMPLQRAAPDYPAAMTIATPGAVRVQEKVKRPLVLPGDKSAFSITPFLNRTGAPSGSPNSSVAEADEIHLSADESQISIAKDHASSPRQKRAAAPVTSTKNLEQRSAADEGKYILTASRKEAKKPTSRAGGPVQTRDFNDELPDPPTENGVVKLKKRKLGAQRDRSLFGDEEEDELETRKPGRKLALGTSVVPATSGSRGLGFGAPVGFSPLKRDRKR from the exons aTGTCCATCATTGACCAGCTACACCAGATGGCCCTCCAGAGTGCCGGTCTGGAGAGAGACTACGAAAAGGCCGCCGCAGCATCGGCGCGTCTGCTGGATGCCGAGCGAGATCGCGTGCGGCGCATGGAGCATTTGTTGCTTCAGTTCGAGCGGGACGCCCTGCGCTCGCAGTTGGACCAGGCCAATGAACAGGCTCTCCGGCTGGCCAAGGCAGAGTCCGACACCTGCCAGCAGCTCGGTGAAGCGTGCATGGAAATTGAACGACTCGATCATCACATGCAAGCCTCGTCCACGGAGATAGAAAGACTTCAA AGAGAGATCTCAAACCTCAACCACAATTCGACAGGCTATAGTACAGCTCTCTCAGAGAAACAGCGTCTGTTACGAGAGGCGGCCGCGCTTCGGGCCGAAGTCGAACGGCTGCAGGTGCAGAACTCATCCTATCAAGCCCTCGTTGCGGAAAAACGCGAACTGGAGCGACAGTTCAATTCACTCGAAGTCGAActcgaaaaagaaaggcatgCCCACGGGCGCACGCAGACTAAGGCATCCCAGCAAGCAGAGGAGCTTGCCAATGTCTCCACACGCGCCGAGGAATTGCGCAGCGAGCTGGCAGTCGGAGCGCGTGCTCAACATCAGCAGGATCGAGATAGCCGCCAGCAAGGGTGGGAGAGTCAGCGAGCAGTACTAGAAGGCAAAATTGAGAGCCTGAAGAGACAGTTGCGGTCGACCAAGACCAAGTTACAAGAGGCCCAGGAAGACTTGCAGCACCGGCGCAGCATGAGAATGGAGGCGGAGGACGCCTCCGATTCGCGATCTCGGACAATGCCCCTGCAGCGGGCTGCCCCAGATTACCCTGCTGCCATGACCATTGCCACCCCCGGAGCGGTTCGGGTACAAGAAAAAGTGAAGAGACCCCTGGTGTTGCCGGGCGACAAATCCGCATTTTCCATTACTCCATTTCTCAACCGCACTGGGGCACCGTCAGGTTCTCCAAACAGTTCTGTAGCCGAGGCGGACGAGATCCACCTATCTGCAGATGAATCGCAGATATCAATTGCCAAAGATCATGCGAGCAGCCCGCGTCAAAAGCGCGCCGCAGCCCCCGTTACCTCCACCAAGAATCTGGAGCAAAGATCCGCGGCCGACGAAGGCAAGTATATACTGACCGCATCTCGCAAGGAAGCAAAGAAACCGACCAGCCGCGCGGGTGGTCCGGTGCAGACCCGAGATTTCAACGACGAGCTCCCCGATCCGCCGACGGAAAATGGGGTGGTGAAActcaagaagcgcaagttGGGCGCTCAACGAGATCGGAGTCTGTTtggtgacgaggaggaggacgagctcgagaccCGAAAGCCTGGGCGCAAGCTCGCCCTGGGGACATCGGTGGTCCCTGCGACCAGCGGGTCTCGAgggcttggatttggcgCACCGGTGGGGTTTTCGCCGTTGAAACGAGACCGGAAacgatga